The Streptomyces cynarae genome contains a region encoding:
- a CDS encoding RNA polymerase sigma factor, which produces MNEALLRSLTPSVLAILVRRGADFAAAEDAVQDALVEAVRVWPADPPRDPKGWLVTVAWRRFLDATRADAARRRREDLVEEEPAPGPAPAVDDTLQLYFLCAHPSLTPSSAVALTLRAVGGLTTRQIAQAYLVPEATMAQRISRAKRTVSGVRFDQPGDVATVLRVLYLVFNEGYSGDVDLAAEAIRLTRQLAAAIDHPEVAGLLALMLLHHARRATRTAPDGSLVPLAEQDRGRWDTESIAEGVGILQAALARDRLGEFQAQAAIAALHADAPTAEETDWVQILEWYDELVRLTGSPVVRLNRAVAVGEADGPRAGLAALAALDDSLPRHTAVAAYLHERDGDLATAARLYAEAAQKAPNLAERDYLTRQAARLNARRCR; this is translated from the coding sequence ATGAACGAGGCCCTGCTCCGGAGCCTCACCCCGAGCGTGCTCGCCATCCTCGTCCGCCGCGGAGCCGACTTCGCGGCGGCCGAGGACGCCGTGCAGGACGCGCTGGTCGAGGCGGTCCGCGTCTGGCCGGCCGACCCACCGCGGGACCCCAAGGGCTGGCTGGTCACCGTGGCCTGGCGCCGGTTCCTCGACGCGACCCGGGCGGACGCCGCCCGCCGCCGGCGTGAGGACCTCGTCGAAGAGGAGCCGGCGCCCGGCCCCGCGCCCGCGGTGGACGACACGCTCCAGCTCTACTTCCTGTGCGCCCATCCGTCGCTGACGCCGTCGTCCGCGGTCGCGCTCACGCTGCGTGCCGTCGGCGGGCTCACCACCCGCCAGATCGCCCAGGCCTACCTGGTGCCCGAGGCGACCATGGCCCAGCGCATCAGCCGTGCCAAACGCACCGTCTCCGGCGTCCGGTTCGACCAGCCCGGCGACGTCGCCACCGTCCTGCGCGTCCTCTACCTGGTCTTCAACGAGGGGTACTCCGGCGACGTCGACCTCGCCGCCGAAGCCATTCGGCTCACCCGGCAGCTCGCGGCCGCCATCGACCACCCCGAGGTGGCGGGGCTGCTCGCCCTCATGTTGCTCCACCACGCCCGGCGCGCCACACGGACCGCGCCCGACGGCAGCCTGGTGCCCCTCGCCGAGCAGGACCGCGGCCGGTGGGACACCGAGTCGATCGCCGAGGGCGTCGGGATCCTGCAAGCCGCCCTCGCCCGCGACCGGCTGGGCGAGTTCCAGGCCCAGGCCGCCATCGCGGCACTCCATGCCGATGCGCCCACCGCAGAGGAGACCGACTGGGTGCAGATCCTCGAGTGGTACGACGAGCTGGTGCGCCTGACCGGCAGCCCGGTCGTCCGGCTCAACCGCGCAGTCGCCGTCGGCGAGGCCGACGGACCGCGCGCCGGGCTGGCGGCGCTCGCCGCGCTGGACGACTCACTGCCCCGCCACACCGCGGTGGCGGCGTACCTCCACGAGCGCGACGGCGACCTGGCGACAGCCGCACGGCTGTACGCCGAGGCGGCCCAAAAGGCACCCAACCTCGCCGAGCGCGACTACCTGACGCGTCAGGCCGCACGGCTCAACGCCCGCCGGTGCCGCTGA
- a CDS encoding ATP-binding protein, giving the protein MSGSSVKAVGWARSLPLNSEVKTARDWARAHLESLGWTDSAPQTVEAVLLTVSELVTNAHLHAHSSAQLMLTWDTRCLHVAVHDNSTDLPTPRPPSTEQLGGRGMLLVDALADNWQARPCPDGKIVHACFRPPVAARESDDS; this is encoded by the coding sequence GTGAGCGGTTCGTCGGTGAAGGCAGTGGGGTGGGCACGCTCCCTGCCGTTGAACAGCGAGGTGAAGACTGCCCGCGACTGGGCGCGCGCACATCTGGAGTCGCTGGGCTGGACGGACAGCGCGCCGCAGACGGTGGAGGCCGTACTCCTGACCGTCTCGGAACTGGTGACCAACGCGCACCTGCACGCACACAGCTCCGCGCAGCTGATGCTGACCTGGGACACGCGCTGTCTCCATGTCGCCGTGCACGACAACTCCACTGACCTGCCCACCCCTCGTCCACCGAGCACCGAGCAACTCGGCGGGCGGGGCATGCTGCTGGTGGACGCCCTCGCCGACAACTGGCAGGCACGACCCTGCCCCGATGGCAAGATCGTCCATGCCTGCTTCCGCCCGCCGGTCGCCGCCCGGGAGTCGGACGACTCCTGA
- the infA gene encoding translation initiation factor IF-1, protein MARTAKGLEVEGTVLECLRNATFKVELQNGHHVLAHISGKIRKNYIKILPFDRVVVELSPYDLTRGRIIYRYRG, encoded by the coding sequence TTGGCAAGAACAGCGAAGGGCTTGGAAGTCGAGGGCACCGTCCTCGAATGCCTGCGCAACGCCACCTTCAAGGTGGAGCTGCAGAACGGGCACCACGTGCTCGCGCACATCAGCGGGAAGATCCGGAAGAATTACATCAAGATCCTCCCGTTCGACCGCGTGGTCGTGGAGCTCAGCCCGTATGACCTGACCCGCGGCCGGATAATCTACCGGTACCGGGGCTGA
- a CDS encoding nuclear transport factor 2 family protein, with amino-acid sequence MNAAARFRAAVDNQDLAALDDLFTDDIRFYSPVKFTPFEGKPMVMGLFGVLLRTFEDFRYIGDHVGTAQTSTDASTAPSTVLLFRAKAGGKEIHGIDLLHFDDDGRIKEFTVMVRPQSAVHALSEAVLAGLVADGLVPAPTHP; translated from the coding sequence GTGAACGCCGCAGCCCGTTTCCGCGCAGCCGTCGACAACCAGGACCTCGCGGCCCTGGACGACCTGTTCACCGACGACATCCGCTTCTACAGCCCCGTGAAGTTCACGCCCTTCGAGGGCAAGCCGATGGTGATGGGACTTTTCGGGGTCCTCCTGCGCACCTTCGAGGACTTCCGGTACATCGGCGACCACGTCGGCACTGCGCAGACCAGCACCGACGCCAGTACCGCGCCGTCCACAGTGCTGCTCTTCCGCGCCAAGGCGGGCGGCAAGGAGATCCACGGCATCGACCTGCTGCATTTCGACGACGACGGCCGGATCAAGGAGTTCACCGTCATGGTCCGCCCCCAGTCCGCCGTGCACGCCCTCAGCGAGGCCGTCCTGGCCGGCCTGGTCGCGGACGGCTTGGTCCCCGCCCCTACCCATCCGTAG
- a CDS encoding methyltransferase domain-containing protein, which yields MSVLLPPALELSLDVLRCPTCRTRRLHPERGALRCPAGHTFDIARHGYAGLLTGTRATSGDDAAMAQARDRFLSTGTYAPIREVAARLASDAVPEQATVLDVGCGTGYYLAGVLDQLPDARGLGLDTSVRALRSAARAHERAAAAAWDVFRPFPLADGVADVVLDVFAPRNPVEFHRVLRPTGRLIVVRPTGRHLAELRRRLPAMVAIDPTKEQRLHRALDSFFEAAVTEQVEYAATLTGLDAVDLVAMTPSARHLSRADLSDDGFRPERVTVSVLVTAYQPR from the coding sequence GTGTCCGTGTTGCTTCCCCCTGCCCTCGAACTGTCTCTCGACGTGCTGCGCTGCCCAACGTGCCGCACCCGCCGCCTGCACCCCGAACGCGGCGCACTGCGCTGCCCGGCGGGTCACACCTTCGATATCGCCCGCCACGGCTACGCCGGCCTGCTGACGGGCACCCGTGCCACCAGCGGCGACGACGCAGCCATGGCCCAGGCCCGGGACCGGTTCCTGTCCACCGGCACGTACGCTCCCATCCGCGAGGTCGCGGCCCGCCTGGCGTCCGATGCCGTGCCTGAGCAGGCCACGGTTCTGGATGTGGGGTGTGGCACGGGCTACTACCTGGCCGGCGTGCTCGACCAGTTGCCCGACGCCCGTGGTCTGGGTCTGGACACGTCGGTGCGCGCACTGCGCTCGGCCGCTCGTGCCCATGAACGAGCCGCCGCGGCGGCCTGGGACGTCTTCCGTCCCTTCCCGCTTGCCGACGGGGTGGCCGATGTGGTGTTGGACGTGTTCGCCCCGCGCAACCCGGTCGAGTTCCACCGAGTGCTCCGGCCGACTGGCCGGTTGATCGTGGTCCGTCCCACTGGACGGCACCTGGCCGAGCTGCGCCGCCGACTGCCTGCGATGGTCGCGATCGACCCGACCAAGGAACAGCGCCTGCACCGGGCGCTGGATTCCTTCTTCGAGGCCGCCGTTACTGAACAAGTGGAGTACGCCGCGACCCTGACCGGGCTGGATGCCGTGGACTTGGTGGCGATGACGCCGAGCGCACGCCACTTGAGCCGCGCGGACCTGAGCGACGACGGCTTCCGGCCCGAGCGGGTCACGGTCTCCGTACTGGTCACCGCCTACCAGCCTCGGTGA
- a CDS encoding SpoIIE family protein phosphatase, with product MLDGDVLMRIDESGRVVEWCRSAQELFGWSADDAVGQPVAALVSEAATEDPWRRRRIDDVGPVLVKPVLTDASVVWEVRATAAAASGHDLTILQTMFTRAPMSLLVLDDQLRIIYINPVVRPTVTASRAPVGELLGRVFTEVYPLENPAEEEAAARRVLDTGRPEMNRLFRAVQGPTRRRRNVYSVSYVRLEGPRGEVLGVLASGADVTDRERALWRLSVLEEVRKRVGERLDVIAVCEELVDTVVPAFCGIAAVEVIEDVVRGEAPPLVPIERDVPVRRAAFRGRLSAYPAGDVRLLPFGTPFSRVLTDLRPRLLSVDEDSLWLAADPACRDAIRRSGAHSLIVAPLALRGEALGVVSFYRHEDEEPFGEEDIAVAADVCAHAALCIDNARRYARERTIAAIVQRRLLPQRPHALATVDISHLHLPGPEGGGAWFDAIPLAGGRTALIVGEVAGRGMAAATTMGQLRTVIHSLAALDLAPDEMMARLDDTAARLATERAALPPGDPLHREPLTAGCLIAVYDPVELTCTIVRAGLPEPVALLPDGTSTTLPVPAGPPLADTGNAPFPATTVDLPAGSTLAVSTAALAEKVLTPSAPLRSLLDESRDRTLSDLCDHIAYALTNNRPTGETLMLLARVRAIPTDDVLTCPLPAGPEAAPLARAAVRDRLATWNIDEETAFTTELIASELVGNAIRYGSPPFQLRLIHDQVLTCEVRDAVPSAPHVKHARTVDERGRGLFIIASLADHWGTRYHEGGKTVWAQQSTNRAAASSRMR from the coding sequence GTGCTCGACGGTGACGTGCTGATGCGGATCGATGAGAGCGGCCGGGTTGTCGAGTGGTGTCGTTCAGCCCAGGAACTCTTCGGGTGGTCCGCGGATGATGCTGTCGGGCAGCCGGTCGCCGCCCTGGTGAGCGAGGCCGCGACCGAGGATCCGTGGCGTCGGCGCCGGATCGACGATGTGGGTCCGGTGCTGGTGAAGCCCGTGCTGACGGACGCCTCGGTGGTGTGGGAGGTGCGTGCGACAGCTGCGGCTGCTTCAGGCCATGATCTGACGATTCTGCAGACGATGTTCACCCGGGCCCCGATGTCATTGCTGGTCCTGGACGACCAACTACGCATCATCTACATCAATCCTGTCGTACGCCCAACAGTGACCGCGAGCCGTGCCCCGGTCGGCGAGCTGCTGGGCCGGGTGTTCACCGAGGTGTATCCGCTGGAGAATCCGGCAGAGGAAGAGGCGGCGGCGCGCAGGGTGCTGGACACCGGTCGCCCGGAAATGAATCGTCTGTTCCGCGCGGTGCAAGGGCCGACCAGGCGCAGACGCAACGTCTACTCGGTGTCATATGTACGTCTGGAAGGCCCGCGCGGGGAGGTACTCGGGGTGCTCGCCTCCGGAGCCGACGTCACCGATCGTGAGCGCGCCCTGTGGCGGCTGTCGGTTCTGGAGGAGGTCCGCAAGCGGGTGGGTGAACGCTTGGACGTCATCGCCGTCTGTGAGGAACTGGTGGATACGGTGGTGCCGGCGTTCTGCGGGATTGCGGCGGTGGAAGTCATCGAGGACGTCGTGCGCGGTGAGGCACCACCACTTGTCCCCATCGAACGCGATGTTCCGGTGCGTCGGGCGGCTTTCAGGGGGCGTCTGTCGGCGTACCCGGCGGGTGACGTTCGGCTACTGCCCTTCGGCACTCCGTTTTCGCGTGTGCTGACCGACCTGCGGCCGAGGCTGCTGTCCGTCGACGAGGACAGCCTGTGGCTGGCGGCCGATCCGGCCTGCAGGGATGCCATCAGGCGCTCCGGCGCCCACTCCCTGATCGTGGCTCCGCTGGCCCTGCGCGGCGAAGCCCTCGGCGTGGTGAGCTTCTACCGGCACGAGGACGAGGAGCCCTTCGGCGAGGAGGACATCGCGGTGGCGGCCGACGTGTGCGCACATGCGGCGCTGTGCATCGACAATGCCCGACGCTACGCCCGCGAACGGACCATCGCAGCGATCGTGCAGCGTAGGCTGCTGCCCCAACGACCCCACGCGTTGGCCACGGTGGACATCTCTCACCTGCACCTTCCCGGCCCCGAGGGCGGCGGCGCGTGGTTCGACGCCATCCCACTCGCCGGAGGGCGCACAGCCCTGATCGTCGGTGAGGTCGCCGGGCGGGGCATGGCAGCGGCCACCACCATGGGACAACTGCGCACCGTCATCCACTCCCTTGCCGCCCTGGACCTGGCACCGGACGAGATGATGGCCCGGCTGGACGACACCGCCGCCCGCCTGGCGACCGAGCGCGCCGCGCTGCCCCCCGGCGACCCCCTGCACCGAGAGCCGCTCACCGCCGGCTGCCTGATCGCGGTCTACGATCCGGTCGAACTGACCTGCACCATCGTCCGCGCCGGACTTCCGGAGCCCGTCGCACTCTTGCCCGACGGCACGTCGACCACCCTCCCCGTCCCTGCGGGCCCGCCGCTCGCCGACACCGGCAACGCCCCCTTCCCCGCCACCACCGTCGACCTCCCGGCGGGAAGCACTCTTGCCGTCAGCACAGCCGCCCTCGCCGAAAAAGTGCTCACGCCGTCCGCGCCATTGCGCTCGCTCCTCGATGAGAGCAGAGACCGGACCTTGTCCGACCTGTGCGACCACATCGCCTACGCGCTGACGAACAACCGGCCGACAGGCGAGACCCTCATGCTTCTCGCCCGCGTCCGAGCCATCCCGACGGACGACGTCCTCACCTGCCCCCTCCCGGCCGGCCCGGAGGCCGCACCCCTCGCGCGCGCCGCAGTACGTGACCGGCTAGCGACCTGGAACATCGACGAGGAAACCGCCTTCACCACCGAGCTCATCGCCAGCGAACTCGTCGGCAACGCCATCCGCTACGGGTCCCCACCCTTTCAATTGCGCCTCATCCACGACCAGGTACTCACCTGCGAGGTCAGGGACGCAGTGCCCAGCGCCCCCCATGTCAAGCACGCCCGCACTGTCGACGAGCGCGGACGCGGGCTGTTCATCATCGCCAGCCTCGCCGATCACTGGGGCACCCGCTACCACGAAGGGGGAAAGACCGTCTGGGCACAGCAGTCCACGAACCGGGCGGCGGCCTCGTCACGGATGCGCTGA
- a CDS encoding PadR family transcriptional regulator — translation MALRHAVLAALLDGELSGYQLAKAFDVGVANFWYAQPQQLYAELTRLEKEGLVAGREVVQESRPNKRLFHVTDAGLAELENFTAASTKPAFIRDDLLVKVQAADRVDTDALIAELAERATAAQAKIDLFGQLLRRLRGDRTEKEFLRHGDRIGPYLTCLRGLAFEQENRDWCTHTIAVLEERRQARARR, via the coding sequence ATGGCACTACGGCACGCCGTGCTGGCGGCGCTGCTCGACGGCGAGCTCAGCGGCTACCAGCTGGCCAAGGCGTTCGACGTCGGTGTGGCCAACTTCTGGTACGCCCAGCCTCAGCAGCTCTACGCCGAGCTGACCCGGCTCGAGAAGGAAGGGCTGGTCGCGGGCCGGGAGGTGGTGCAGGAGAGCCGGCCGAACAAGCGACTGTTCCACGTGACCGACGCCGGCCTGGCCGAGCTGGAGAACTTCACGGCCGCCTCCACCAAGCCGGCCTTCATTCGCGACGACCTGCTCGTCAAGGTCCAGGCCGCCGACCGCGTCGACACCGACGCCCTGATCGCCGAGCTGGCCGAACGCGCCACCGCCGCCCAGGCCAAGATCGACCTCTTCGGCCAACTGCTGCGCCGCCTGCGGGGCGACCGTACGGAGAAGGAGTTCCTCCGCCACGGCGACCGCATCGGCCCCTACCTGACCTGCCTGCGCGGCCTGGCCTTCGAGCAGGAAAACCGTGACTGGTGCACGCATACGATCGCCGTCCTCGAGGAGAGGCGGCAGGCCCGTGCCCGGCGCTGA
- a CDS encoding YciI family protein, with protein MAKYLLLKHYRGAPAPVNDVPMDQWAPEEISAHVQYMQDFAARLEKTGEFVDGQALAPEGTWVRYDGEGRPPVTDGPFAETKDLIAGWMVIDVDSYERAVELAGELSAAPGAGGKPIHEWLELRPFLAAPPTITECPHR; from the coding sequence ATGGCCAAGTACTTGCTGCTCAAGCACTACCGCGGCGCCCCGGCTCCGGTCAACGACGTGCCCATGGACCAGTGGGCCCCGGAGGAGATCTCGGCGCACGTGCAGTACATGCAGGACTTCGCGGCCCGGCTCGAGAAGACCGGCGAGTTCGTCGACGGTCAGGCGCTCGCCCCCGAGGGGACGTGGGTCCGGTACGACGGCGAAGGGCGGCCCCCGGTCACCGACGGCCCGTTCGCCGAGACCAAGGACCTCATCGCCGGCTGGATGGTGATCGACGTCGACAGCTACGAGCGTGCCGTCGAACTGGCCGGGGAACTGTCGGCCGCCCCCGGAGCGGGCGGGAAGCCGATCCACGAGTGGCTCGAACTGCGCCCGTTCCTGGCCGCACCGCCCACCATCACGGAGTGTCCTCATCGATGA
- a CDS encoding SDR family oxidoreductase encodes MTVLIIGGSGFLGTELIRQATLAGHETAATFASRPGRAPGVAWHPLDVRDPARVVRVLADVAPSVVVNASSGLSDWSVTADGAIRVALAAAEQGCRLVHVSSDAVFSGAQGCYDESCLPDPVTPYGAAKAAAETAVRLLAPGAAVARTSLIIGRGQSVHERMVHALAAGTRDGALFTDDIRCPVHVEDLAAALWEIALSDAAGVFHLAGPDAVSRHELGVLIARRDGLDGARLPAGRRADSSLPGALDVRLDSCATQERLQTRLRGAREFLGGDGRVEVEIAAADQGGHGYGGNGSRSARPGCPGRALSPAQPRYR; translated from the coding sequence ATGACGGTCCTGATCATCGGCGGCAGCGGATTTCTGGGCACCGAACTGATCCGCCAGGCCACCCTGGCGGGGCATGAGACGGCCGCGACGTTCGCTTCCCGACCGGGTCGGGCGCCGGGTGTCGCCTGGCATCCGCTCGACGTCCGCGACCCTGCGCGTGTCGTCAGGGTGCTTGCCGACGTGGCCCCCTCAGTCGTGGTCAACGCGTCGAGCGGCTTGTCCGACTGGTCGGTCACCGCGGACGGCGCGATCCGCGTGGCGCTGGCCGCCGCCGAGCAGGGATGCCGCCTGGTGCATGTCTCCAGCGACGCGGTCTTCTCCGGCGCGCAGGGCTGCTATGACGAGAGCTGTCTGCCCGATCCGGTCACCCCGTACGGCGCTGCGAAGGCGGCCGCCGAGACAGCGGTGCGGCTGCTGGCGCCGGGCGCCGCCGTCGCCCGCACGTCGCTGATCATCGGGCGCGGTCAATCCGTACATGAGCGCATGGTGCACGCCTTGGCGGCCGGTACCCGGGACGGGGCCTTGTTCACCGACGACATCCGCTGCCCGGTGCATGTCGAAGACCTGGCCGCCGCCTTGTGGGAGATCGCGCTGTCCGACGCGGCCGGGGTGTTCCACCTCGCCGGGCCGGACGCCGTGAGCCGTCACGAACTTGGTGTGCTCATCGCCCGGCGCGACGGATTGGACGGCGCGCGGCTGCCCGCCGGGCGACGAGCCGACTCCTCCCTGCCTGGGGCTCTCGACGTACGCCTCGACAGTTGCGCAACGCAGGAGCGGTTGCAGACAAGGCTCCGCGGCGCCCGCGAGTTCCTGGGCGGAGACGGCCGCGTCGAAGTCGAGATCGCGGCGGCCGACCAGGGCGGGCACGGATACGGCGGCAACGGCAGTCGAAGCGCGCGCCCAGGGTGTCCCGGGCGCGCACTTTCCCCTGCTCAGCCCCGGTACCGGTAG
- a CDS encoding GNAT family N-acetyltransferase produces the protein MNTVRITRVAEAQWEAVADDRIVGQGDVSHRPDGRLFISIDVWQDAVFDQLATAMLTGLPEPLYTLVGEADHDLKSSWERLGFTVGRREWEYVLPTGSRETGLGELHLPAGVTILPAGEADESLLRTLDRTIREEVEATVGWRTMPAEVLPGPAGSTPVDPSKYATAVRNGEYVGLVRVAPVRSRARIGLIAIRADQRRRGIGRALLAHALGALHRNGIDSAWAEVDESNAAAITLVEGVGARRSSSYLELVRR, from the coding sequence ATGAACACTGTGAGGATCACACGGGTCGCGGAGGCGCAGTGGGAGGCCGTGGCCGACGACCGGATCGTCGGCCAGGGCGATGTCTCGCACCGGCCCGACGGGCGGCTCTTCATCAGCATCGACGTGTGGCAGGACGCGGTCTTCGACCAGCTCGCCACCGCGATGCTGACGGGCTTGCCCGAGCCGCTCTACACCTTGGTCGGCGAGGCCGACCACGACCTGAAGTCGAGCTGGGAACGGCTCGGCTTCACCGTCGGACGCCGTGAGTGGGAGTACGTCCTGCCCACCGGCTCGCGCGAAACCGGACTCGGCGAACTGCACCTCCCTGCGGGTGTGACGATCCTGCCCGCCGGCGAGGCGGACGAGAGCCTGCTGCGCACGTTGGACCGCACGATTCGCGAAGAAGTCGAAGCCACCGTCGGCTGGCGCACCATGCCGGCCGAGGTGCTGCCGGGCCCGGCAGGGTCCACGCCGGTGGACCCGTCGAAGTACGCGACGGCGGTCCGTAACGGTGAGTACGTCGGTCTCGTCCGGGTCGCGCCGGTACGCAGCCGGGCGCGGATCGGGTTGATCGCGATTCGGGCCGATCAGCGCCGACGCGGCATCGGGCGGGCACTGCTGGCCCACGCGTTGGGCGCGCTGCACCGGAACGGGATCGACTCCGCCTGGGCCGAGGTGGACGAATCCAACGCCGCGGCGATCACGCTGGTCGAGGGGGTCGGTGCGCGGCGATCGAGCAGCTACCTGGAACTGGTGCGCCGCTGA
- a CDS encoding SDR family NAD(P)-dependent oxidoreductase: MNRLEGNVALITGGSRGIGAAVALRLAEEGADVVLTYEKSSERATEVVEQIKAGGRRALAIQADCAVPEALTAAVDEAAAMFGRLDILVNNAGVFLVGPLEDLGPAEVERTLAVNIRAPFAAAQAAVRHMGQGGRIISIGSNVAERAVFPGLALYSMSKTALVGMTKGLARELGPRGVTVNLVHPGPTDTDANPADGPNAETIAGFTAVGRYAEAAEIAATVAHLASADGGYITGASINVDGGFTA, translated from the coding sequence ATGAACCGACTTGAGGGAAACGTTGCCTTGATCACGGGCGGAAGCCGGGGCATCGGTGCCGCTGTGGCGTTACGGCTGGCCGAAGAAGGCGCCGATGTCGTCCTGACCTATGAGAAGAGCTCGGAACGCGCCACCGAGGTGGTGGAGCAGATCAAGGCCGGCGGACGCCGGGCACTGGCCATCCAGGCAGACTGTGCGGTACCTGAGGCACTCACCGCCGCGGTGGACGAGGCCGCCGCGATGTTCGGCAGACTCGACATCCTGGTCAACAACGCCGGCGTCTTCCTCGTCGGCCCACTTGAGGACTTGGGCCCGGCAGAGGTCGAGCGCACCCTGGCGGTCAACATCCGGGCGCCGTTCGCCGCGGCCCAGGCGGCAGTGCGTCATATGGGCCAGGGCGGCCGCATCATCAGTATCGGCAGCAATGTCGCCGAACGTGCGGTCTTCCCCGGACTGGCGCTGTACTCGATGAGCAAGACGGCTCTCGTCGGAATGACCAAGGGCCTGGCCCGGGAACTCGGCCCACGTGGAGTCACCGTCAATCTGGTGCACCCCGGCCCCACCGATACGGACGCCAACCCCGCCGACGGGCCGAACGCCGAGACGATCGCCGGCTTCACCGCTGTGGGCCGCTATGCGGAAGCGGCCGAGATCGCGGCCACCGTCGCCCACCTGGCGAGCGCGGACGGCGGGTACATCACCGGAGCCTCGATTAATGTCGACGGCGGCTTCACGGCCTGA
- a CDS encoding cold-shock protein, producing MATGTVKWFNAEKGFGFIEQDGGGPDVFVHYSAITGGGYRELQEGQKVRFDVTQGQKGPQAENVTPA from the coding sequence ATGGCCACGGGCACGGTGAAGTGGTTCAACGCGGAAAAGGGCTTCGGCTTCATCGAGCAGGACGGCGGCGGCCCTGACGTGTTCGTCCACTACTCGGCCATCACGGGTGGCGGCTACCGGGAACTGCAGGAGGGCCAGAAAGTCCGCTTCGACGTCACTCAGGGGCAGAAGGGGCCGCAGGCCGAGAACGTCACGCCGGCCTGA
- a CDS encoding VOC family protein, translated as MQPHFTGTALITDDAPALAAFYAAVLDADVEGSGPFARVTVPGAVLSIFSTHGMESMVPGSMAAAASGGFTLEFQVTDVDARHERLLAGGVEILKPPTTQPWGRRSVWLRDPDGNIVNLYQEA; from the coding sequence ATGCAGCCACACTTCACCGGCACCGCCCTGATCACCGACGATGCACCAGCCCTCGCCGCCTTCTACGCCGCGGTCCTGGACGCGGATGTCGAAGGGAGCGGCCCCTTCGCCCGGGTGACGGTCCCCGGTGCCGTCCTGTCCATCTTCTCCACACATGGCATGGAGTCGATGGTGCCCGGATCGATGGCCGCCGCTGCGAGTGGAGGATTCACCCTGGAGTTCCAGGTCACCGACGTGGACGCACGCCACGAACGACTATTGGCCGGGGGCGTTGAGATCCTCAAGCCGCCGACAACCCAGCCGTGGGGACGCCGCTCAGTGTGGCTGCGTGACCCGGACGGCAACATCGTCAACCTCTACCAGGAGGCATGA
- a CDS encoding Gfo/Idh/MocA family protein, which yields MRIGLLGTGPWAQVAHAPALSGHDGLDFVGVWGRRASAAKELADRHGTRAYEDMDALLADVDAVAVALPPDVQAEVALRAARAGCHLLLDKPLAATVAQGQAVVDAAREAGVASVVFFTTRFQTETEAWIAEQTGLGGWFTARAQWLGAVFTGDSLFAASPWRREKGALWDVGPHALSVLLPVLGDVRRVAAAAHGPADTVHVVLDHVGGASSTMTLSLTAPPAAAGAAVELRGEAGVALLPESSGGVVPVLGRAVDALCAAARSGRSHPCDAAFGLRVTEILAEAEYLLRPSAGDAPGDERFVRGTPPTQR from the coding sequence ATGCGCATTGGGCTGCTCGGTACCGGCCCCTGGGCTCAGGTTGCCCACGCACCCGCGTTGAGCGGGCATGACGGACTGGACTTCGTGGGCGTGTGGGGGCGTCGGGCGAGCGCGGCCAAGGAGCTGGCCGACCGCCACGGCACGCGGGCCTACGAAGACATGGACGCGCTGCTCGCCGACGTGGACGCCGTCGCCGTGGCCCTGCCTCCTGACGTGCAGGCCGAGGTGGCACTGCGAGCCGCGCGGGCGGGGTGTCACCTGCTGCTCGACAAGCCCCTGGCCGCGACGGTGGCGCAGGGACAGGCAGTGGTCGACGCCGCGCGGGAGGCGGGCGTGGCCTCGGTGGTCTTCTTCACGACGCGTTTCCAGACCGAGACGGAGGCCTGGATCGCAGAACAGACCGGCCTCGGGGGCTGGTTCACCGCGCGGGCGCAGTGGCTGGGCGCGGTGTTCACCGGCGACAGCCTCTTCGCGGCCTCGCCCTGGCGGCGGGAGAAGGGCGCTCTGTGGGACGTCGGGCCGCACGCACTGTCCGTGCTGCTGCCGGTGCTGGGCGACGTGAGGCGGGTGGCAGCCGCTGCGCACGGTCCCGCGGACACCGTTCATGTGGTCCTCGACCATGTCGGCGGCGCGTCCAGCACCATGACGCTGAGCCTCACGGCGCCGCCCGCGGCGGCAGGAGCGGCCGTCGAGCTGCGCGGAGAGGCCGGGGTGGCGTTGTTGCCGGAGAGTTCAGGCGGCGTGGTCCCGGTCCTCGGCCGGGCGGTGGACGCCCTGTGCGCCGCCGCCCGTTCCGGCCGATCACATCCCTGCGATGCCGCGTTCGGTCTGCGGGTGACCGAGATACTTGCGGAAGCCGAGTACCTTCTGCGCCCGTCCGCGGGGGACGCTCCCGGGGACGAGCGGTTCGTGCGCGGTACGCCGCCGACGCAGCGCTGA